The Blattabacterium cuenoti genome segment ATCTAAGACTTTAAAAAGTGAATTAGCTTTATTAAAATCCAATAAACTAAATATTTTAGTTTTTTCATTTGGAAAATCTTTGATTAATTGCATTAATTCGTTAATACTTTTCTTATTTAAGAAATTATTTTCATTAAACATTTTTATATTTTTTTTATTATTTTAATTAAATGAATGACATACAACAATAAAATTAATTACTTATTAAAAAATTATGGAATATAATTTTAAAGAAATAGAAAAAAAATGGAAAATATTTTGGAAAAAATATAATATTTTTCGAATAATAGAAAATAAAAATAAAAAAAAATATTATATATTAAATATGTTTCCTTATCCATCTGGATCGGGATTACATATTGGACATTGCTTAGGTTATATAGCATCAGATATTTATGCAAGATATAAAAGATTAAAAGGTTTTAATGTTTTAAATCCTATGGGGTTTGATTCATTTGGTTTACCAGCAGAACAATATGCTATACTAACTGGAAAAAATCCAGATGAAACTACTCATAAAAATGAAAAAAATTATAAAAATCAAATGGAAAATATAGGAATTTCTTTTGATTGGAGTAGAATATTAAGTACTAGGAATCCGTCTTATTATTGTTGGACTCAATGGATGTTTATACAAATTTTTAATTCCTGGTATGATAAAAATGATAATAAAGCAAAGTCAATCAATATTTTAATTAATGAATTTAAAAAAAATGGAAATTATTCAATAAATGCTTATACTACTTATGAAAAAAAATTTAATGATAAATACTGGAATAAATCTTCTTTAAATGATAAAGAAACAATTCTTCAAAATTATCGTTTAGCATTTTTATCGAATAATATTGTTAATTGGTGTCCAAAATTGGGAACAGTATTAGCGAATGATGAAATAAATAATGGAAAAAGCATAAGAGGAGGATATTTAGTATATAAAAAAAAAATGCTACAATGGAATATAAGAATAACTGCTTATTCAAAAAGACTTATTAAAGGATTAAATTCAATAGAATGTTCAAAATCTTTAAAAAGATCACAAATTAATTGGATTGGAGAAAAAAAAATATTTAATATCTATTTTAAAATAGAAAATTCATCTTTTAGTAAAAGAATAGAATTACCTATTATTTATCCAGAATTTATATTTGGAATTACTTTTATTGTTTTATCAAAAGATCATTTTCTTTCAAAAGAATTATTCTATAAAAAAAATAGTTTAAATCATATTAAAAATAATATTCACAATAAAAAGTATGAATTAAATTCAGTAATTTTTACTCAAAATTACGTTATACATCCTTTTATCGAAAAAAAAATTCCAATTTTTATTAGCGATTTTTTTTATCTCAAAGAAAAGAAAAAAATTACTGTTGGAATTCCTGGATATGAAAAATCTAGTAAAGAATTTGCTTCTAAATTTAAATTAGAAATAATTCCTATATATCAAAAAAAAGAAAAAAATAAAATATGTATTAATTCTTTTTTTTTGAATGGATTAAATTTAAAAGATGCAAGAAAAAAAATTATAAATTATGCATTAAAAAAAAATGTTGGAAAATATAGAAAAAATTATAAAATGCATGATGCAACATTTTCTAGACAAAGATATTGGGGAGAACCTATCCCAATCTTTTTTAAGAATGGAATACCTAATCCAATTCCATTAAAAAGTTTACCATTATTATTGCCTAAAATTAATGATTTTCATCCTAAAAATGGAAAATCACCATTATCTAATATTGATAAATGGTCTTGGAATGAAAAAACTATGAAAATAGTATCCAATAAATTAATAGATAATAAAAATATTTTTCCATTAGAAACTAGCACAATGCCAAGTTGGGCCGGATCAAGTTGGTATTTTTTACGTTATATGGATGTTAATAACAATAAATTTTTTATATCTAAAGAAAAAGAAAATTATTGGAAAAATGTTGATTTATACATTGGAGGGGCTGAACATAGCACTGGCCATTTAATTTATGCAAGATTTTGGAATAAATTTTTAAAAGATAGAAATTGGATTACAACTGATGAACCTTTTAAAAAAATATTAAATCAGGGAATGATGCTAAATCATTCAGCTATTATTTTAAAAGTCATTGGAAAAAATATTATAGTATCTTTTAATTTAAAAAAAGAAAAAGATTTTTCCTTTCAAGAAATATATATAGATATTTCTTTAGTAAAAAATTATAATCAAATAGACTTGAATAAATTCATAAAATTTTATCCAAAATTCAAAAATTTTAATTTTTTTTTAGAAAATGGAAAACTTTTATGTAAAAGAAAATTAGAAAAAATGTCTAAATCTAAATATAATATAATTAATCCAGATTCTATTATCCATAAATATGGATCAGATATTTTTCGTATGTATGAAATGTTTTTAGGACCAATTAGTCAATCAAAATTTTGGGAAGAAAAAAAAATAATAGGAATTAAAAAATTTATTAATAAATTTTGGAATTTATTTCACCAAAAAAATAAATTTAAAATAACTGAAAAAAAACCAAATATTTTAGAATATAAAATATTACATAATTTTATTCAAGAAATAGATAAAAAAATAGAATCATATTCATTCAATACCTGTATTAGTTCTTTTATGATAATCACTAATAAACTAATCCAACTGAAATGCAATAAAAGAAAAATTCTTCAACCACTAATTCAATTAATTTCACCGTTTGCTCCTTGTTTATCTGAAGAATTATGGAATAAAATTGGAGAAAAAAAATCTATTATGGATTATTATCTTCCTTCTTTTAATTCAAAAAATTTACTAGAAAAAAAAATAAAATATTCCGTAATGTTTAATGGAAAATTAAAATTTATAGAAAATTTTGATAAAGATATTTCTATAAACGAAATTAAAAAAATAATTTTGAATCATCATAAATTAAAAATTTTAAAAGAAAAAAGTATAAAAAAATTAATTATAATACCAAAAAAAATAATAAATATTTTATATTAAATATTTATTTACGTTATTTATATTTTTCGAAATATTAAATTATGTAAAAAAACTTTCTTTTATGTCAAAAAAAAACCATATAACTGGTTCTCATAATAATTTTTTTAATTGTATAGAAAAAAATTTTAACAAAGCTGCACAATATTTATCTGTTGATAAAGGTTTATTAGATCATATTAAATCTTGTAATTCAATATATAAAATTAATTTTCCTATAAAAATAGATAACAAAATAAAAGTCATAGAAGCGTATAGGGTGCAACATTCTCATCATAAACTACCTTGTAAAGGAGGAATTAGATATAGCAATACAGTTAGTCATAATGAAATTATGAATTTAGCTGGTTTAATGACTTATAAATGTGCCATAATGGATGTTCCTTTTGGAGGTGCCAAGGGGGGTATAAAAGTTGATACCCAAATTATTTCAAAAGAAGATATCGAAAAGGTAACTAGACGTTATGTTGATGAATTAATTAAAAGAAATTTTATTGGACCAAAAATTGATGTTCCCGCTCCTGATTATGGAAGTGGAGAAAGAGAAATGAATTGGATTCTAGATACTTTTGTCTCTTTATATCCTAATAATATTGATGCTCTAGCTTGTGTAACAGGGAAATCGGTCTCTCAAGGTGGGATCGAAGGAAGAAAAGAATCTACTGGATTAGGAATTTTTCACGGAATTAAAGGGCTATGTGAAATAAAGGATGAGATGCGTTCTGTTGGATTAGATGTTGGAATAGAAGGAAAAAAAGTAATTATTCAAGGATTAGGAAATGTTGGATATTATGCTGCTAACTTTTTACACAAATCAGGCGCTATTATTATTGCTTTAGCAGAAAGAGAAGGGGCAATATATAATGAAAAAGGATTAAACGTTTCTAAAGTAGTTTCTCATTTACAGGCAACAGGTTCTTTATTAAATTTTCCAAATGCAAAAAATATAAAAAATTCAGAAAAAGCACTAGAATTAGAATGTGATATTTTAATACCAGCTGCATTAGAAAATGTTATACATAAAAACAATGCTAATCGTATAAAAGCTAAAATTATAGGTGAAGCAGCTAATGGACCAATTACATATGAAGCGGATGAAATACTTGAAAAAAAAGGAATTATAATTATTCCAGATATTTATCTAAATTCTGGAGGTGTAATAGTTTCTTATTTTGAATGGTTAAAAAATTTGAGTCATATAAGTTATAATAAAATGGAGAAAAAAATTAGTAAAAATATGAATGTTGGGTTATTGAAAATAATTCAAGCAATTTGTTCTAAAAATAGAATTGAAAAAGGACAACAAACAAATTTTCTAAAAGAATCAAAAGAAATCGATTTAGTTCGTTTGGGTTTAAAAGAATCTATGAATAAGGGATTTCAAGAAATTTTAGAGATAAAAAAATCCTTAAAAATAAATAATATAAGAACTTCTGCTTTTTTATTAGCTATTAATAAAATTATTCATTCTTATGAAAAATCGGATATGTTTCCTTAAAAAAGTTTAAAAATCTACCATGAAGTATAAAAGATCATTATTAAAACTAAGTGGAGAAGCTCTTATGGGGGGTAATGAATTTGGACTTCATTCCACTAGTCTTAAACAATATGCTGAAGAAGTTAAAAAAGTAGTAGATATGGGGGGACAAGTTGCTATAGTAATAGGTGGTGGAAATATATTTAGAGGATTTTCTTCTTCTAGAATCAGAGAAAAAATAATTAGTCGAATAAACGGGGACTATATGGGGATGTTAGCAACTGTAATAAATGGAATTGCTTTTCAATCTTATTTAGAAAATATAGGAATATGCACCAACATACAAACAGCTATTAAAATGGATCCAATAGTAGAACCTTTTGAAAAAGATATAGCTATTCGTTATCTTGAAAAAGGAAGAGTAGTTATATTTGTAGCTGGAACAGGAAATCCTTATTTTACTACCGATACAGCCGCTGTTTTACGTGCAAAAGAAATAAAAGCGGATGTTTTACTCAAAGGAACTAGAGTAGATGGAGTTTACACAAAAGATCCAGAAAAAGATCAATATGCTAAAAAATTAGAAAATATATCTTTCGATATGGCTTATCAAATGAAAATTAAAGTAATGGATCAAACAGCATTTATTTTAGCAAATGAAAATAACTTACCTATTATTATTTTCGATATTAATAAAGAAGAAAATTTTAAAAAGGTAATTTCAGGAGAAAAGATAGGGACTTTAGTTTATAAAAATAAAAAATTATGGAAGAACTAAAAGTTATTGTTGATTCTTGCAATAAAGAAATGGATAAGATACTTAATAATCTTAAACAAGATATTTTTCATATACGATTGGGAAGCAGATCAATTATTGTTCTTTTAGAAAAAATGAAAGTAAAGTGTTACAATACTTTACTTTCATTATCAGAAATTGCAAATATTACAATTATAGATAATATGAATATTACTATTCAACCCTGGGATCTTTCGATTATTGGAAATATTGATAAGACTATTATTGATGCTAATTTAGGATTTACTCCAGTTAATAAAGGTAAATTAATTCATATTAATTTACCAATTATTACAGAAGAAAGTAGAAAGAATTTATTAAAAAAAATAAAAAATTATACTGAAAAATCTAAAATTCTAATAAGAAAAATTAGAAAAATCAATAATCAACGTATTAAAAACATAAAAATATCTGAAGATTTATCCAAAATTGGAGAAAATGAAATTCAAAAAATTACTACTCTATATATAAATAAAATAGAAGATATTTTTATTTCTAAAAAAAAAGAAATATTAACCATATAAATGAATAATGGTAAAAAAATATTCGGTTAAAGAAATTTTAGATAAAGAATTTTCCATTTTAGATTATAAAGTTATAGTAGAGGGATGGGTACGTTCTTATCGAAATTCGATTTTCGTTATTTTAAATGATGGATCAACCGTTAAAAATTTACAAATTATTTTATCCAAAAGAATGGATAAAAGAATCACTAAAGAAATAACAATAGGAACTTCTGTTAAAGTTATCGGTATAATTCAAAAAAGTATAGGGGAAAAACAAAATATTGAATTAAAATGTTCTGATCTTATTATATATAAATCAGTAGATTCAAAAAAATTACAAAAATCTATATTACAACCAAAACAACATAGTCTAGAAAAGATTAGAAATCAATCTCATTTACGTTTTCAAACGAATATTTTTAGTTGTTTAATGCGAATTAGACATTTTATATCTTTTTCTATTCATAATTTTTTTCATATAAAAAATTTTTTTTGTTTACACACTCCAATTATTACAGCTTATGATTGTGAAGGAGTTGGAAAAATGTTCCGAGTAACTACATTAAAAAATAATCTATTAGATTATTCAAATGATTTTTTTAAACGTAAAACTTATTTAAGTGTATCTGGTCAGTTAGAAGCAGAAGCAGCTATTATTGGATTAGGAAAAGTATATACTTTTGGTCCTGTATTTCGAGCGGAAAATTCAAATACTACTAGACATTTATCAGAATTTTGGATGGTTGAACCAGAAATGGCATTTTTTTCTTTAAAAGAATGTATTGATTTGGCGGAAGAATTTTTAAAATTTATTATTCAATTTATTTTAGATAAATGCATTGAAGATTTATCATTTTTAAATAAAAATTTAAAAAAATGGGATAAAATAAAAAATAATTTTCTTATTAAAAGATTAGAATCTTTATTAAATATTTCATTCTATCGTATCACTTATACAAATGCGATAGAAATTTTGAAAAAAAATAAAACTATAAGATTTATACATCCAGTTACTTGGGGAATGGATTTACAATCGGAACATGAAAAATTTTTAACAAATTATTATTTCAAAGGATCCCCAGTAGTGGTATTTGATTATCCTTCTTCTATTAAAGCATTTTACATGCGTGTAAATGACGATAATAAAACAGTTAGTGCTATGGATATATTATTTCCAGAAATAGGCGAAATAATTGGAGGGTCTCAAAGAGAAGAACGTTATAAAATTTTATTAAATAGAATTAAAAAATTCAATATAAATAAAAATATACTTTGGTGGTATTTAGATACTAGATGTTTCGGATCTGTTCCTCATAGTGGATTTGGATTAGGATTCGACCGTTTAGTTCAATTTATTACAGGAATGGATAATATTAGAGATGTTATTCCGTTTCCAAGAACTCCTGGATCTGCTGAATTTTGAATTATTAAAATGTTAAAACAACAATTATCACAAAAAGAACAACATAATTTATCCCCTCAGCAGATAAAACTTATGAAGTTAATTCAATTATCTGTTATAGATTTTGAAAAAAAAGTTAGACAAGAACTAGATGATAATCCTGCATTAGAATCAGAATTATATTCTAATTGTTTATCTGAGAAAGATGAAAAATTTTATGAAAACGAAAATTATATAGAAACAGAAGATGAAAAAAATTGTAATCTATCAGAAGATATCGATGATTATTTAAATGAATATAAATCAAAAGAAAATTATAATGCATTTAATAAAATTAATGAAAAATTTAATAATAAAAATATCCCTATTATTTTTAAACATTCTTTTCAAGAATTTTTAAAAAATCAATTGCATACTTCTTTTTTTTTAAATAAAAAAGATTTGTTGATAGCTGATTTTATATTAGGAAATATAGATAATAATGGATATTTAAGAAGAAAAATAGAATCTATAGAAAGAGATTTATTTTTGATTTTTGGAATCAAGGTCACTAAAGACAAAATAAAAAAATTACTTATAAAGTATATACAAAAATTAGAACCTATTGGTATAGGAGCTAGAAATTTACAGGAATGTTTATTAATTCAATTAAATAAAAAAAATAAAAATAAAAAAATAATTTTTGCAAAAAAAATAATTCAAAATTGTTTTGAATTATTTATAAAAAAACATTATAAAAAAATCCAAAAAAAATTTAATATAAATAAAAATCTACTTAAAGAAATATTATCTCAAATCAATAAATTAAATCCAAAACCTGGATTAATTTATTCTGAAAATTCTACTACAGAATTAGATTATATTATTCCAGATTTCACCATATCCATTTTAGACGAAAAATTAAAATTAACATTAAATCAAAGAAATATTCCAGAATTAAAAATATCATCTATATATTTAAAAATGTTTAAACATTATAAATATGTTAAAAATGATGAAAAAACTTTAATTTTTATTAAAAAAAAAATTAATTCTGCAAAATGGTTTATAGATGCTGTAAAACAACGTGAAAATACTCTTATGTTAACAATGAATGCAATCATAAATTATCAAAAAGAATATTTTTTAACTGGAGATCAATCAAAAATTAAACCAATGATTTTAAAAAATATTTCTCAAAAAATTGGATTAGGAATATCTACAATATCACGTGTAGCTAATAGTAAATACATTGATACACCATATGGTATTTTTTTAATAAAAAATTTTTTTTCTGAAAAAATGATAAATAAAGAAGGAAAATACATTTCTTCTATTGAAATTAAAGAATTCTTGGGAGAATTAATTTATAATGAAAATAAAGAAAAACCATTTACAGATGAAGAATTATCTGGAATACTTAAAAAAAAAGGATATATTGTTGCTAGAAGAACCATTGCAAAATATAGAAATCAAATGGAAATACCAGTAGCAAGAATGAGAAAAATGATTAAGTAATTAATTTTTTATTACCATAGTTTTCCAATTAGAAAATTCTTTAATAGAGTAAATAGATAATTCTCTTCCATATCCAGATTTTTTTATTCCTCCAAATGGAATTCTAGGATCTGATTTTACTATTTGATTAATAAAAATCATACCTGTATCTATATCCTTAGATAAGGATTTAGCTTTATTTATATCACTTGTCCAAATAGATGCTCCTAATCCATATATGGTTTTATTTACAATGGAAGATATTTCTTCTTCTTTTGAAAAGGGAATGATAGTTGCAATAGGACCAAATATTTCTTCTTGATTATACATTATATCTTTTTTATTTATTCTTAATAAAGAAGGAGAAAAATAATTACCATCTTTAATTGTTTTTAAACATATTTTTCCTCCATTACATATAATATTTTTATATTGTTTATATAATTTATCCGATAAATCAGATCTAGAAATATAACCAATTTTTGTTGATTCATCATATAAATCACCTCTTATAAAAGTATTCATTTCATTTATAACTAAATCAATAAAATCATCAATTATTGAAACATCTATAATAAATCTTTTTGCCGAAATACAAGTTTGTCCTGTATTATCTAATCTAGATTCTGTAGCAATTTTTGCAATTTTTTTAATATTTTTAACATCTTTTAATACAATAAAAGCATCATTTCCTCCTAATTCTAGGATAGATTTTTTTATATATTTTCCAGATAATGATCCTATAGATTTTCCTGATAATGTACTTCCGGTAAAAGATATACCCTGTACTATATCATTAGATATTACATATTCTACATCATTCGTTTTAATTAATAATATTTGAAAAATTCCTATTGGAAATCCAGATTTTATAAAAATTTCTTCTAAAACAATAGAAGATCCTGCAGTATTCAAAGCTGGCTTTATCAAAACTACATTACCTAATATTAAATTAGGAATAGAAGATCTAATTATTTGCCAAATTGGATAATTCCATGGTGTGATCCCTAATATTGTTCCTATTGGTTCAAATGCAATAAAACAATATTTATTTTCATTTTTTTTTTCAAAAATATTAATATTTTGAATTAAAAATTCTTCTTTAAGATTACAATAATAATTACACAAATCTAAACTTTTGTTTATCTCTAATTTAGATTGTAATATGGGTTTTCCCATTTCTCTAGTAATTAATGATGATAGAGTATTTGAATATTTTCTTATATAAGTATATAATTTTTTTATATACATAATTCTTTCTTGGAAAGATAATTTTTTCCATTCGATATATGCTTTTAATGATTTATATAATTTAATATCAATTTCTTTTTTAGAAAAAAATCTATATTTTTCTATAATTTTATTATCTACTGGATTGATAGTATGAAACATAAATTATTTCTCTATTCTTAAATAATTATTATAATGATTAGCAAATAATTTTATTTTTTCTAATAATAATATTAAACCATTCGCTCTAATTGGAGATAAAAAATCTATTAGTCCTATATCGTAAATTATTTTATTATCAGACATTATAATTTCATTAGGATATACACCTGAATATAAATTAGCCATTAACGCTGCCATTCCTTTAGGAATAATAGCATCACTATCCACCTCAAAAAATATACGATTTTTTTCTAATTTAGCATCAATCCATATTCTAGATTGACATCCATCAATTAATCGATCATTAGATCTAAATTTTTTTGATTTTTTCTCTATCTCTTCTCCCAAAGAGATTAAATATTGATATTTATCTTCCCAATTATAAAGAGATTTGAATTCATCTTTTATTATTTTTTCTTTTTCTTTTAATAATAAATTCATAAAATTATTTAATCAGATAATTTTATTCTTGCTAATTTTGCAGCTTCTGTCATATTTTTTATAGATTTAAAAACTTCTTTCCATTTTCTAGTTTTTAATCCACAATCAGGATTAATCCAAATATTTCTTATAGGTAATAAATTAGAAGATTCTTGAATTAATTTAAAAATTTCCTCTTTAGTGGGGATTCTAGGTGAATGAATATCGTAAACCCCTGGTCCTATTTCATTGGGATAAGAAAAATTAGAAAAAATCTTTAAAAGATCCATATTTGATCTAGAATTTTCTATAGTGATTACATCAGCATCTAACTCAGATATTTCTTCAATTATATCATTAAATTCACTATAACACATATGTGTATGGATTTGTGTATCATCCTTAACACCGCTTGAAGCAATACGAAATGCATTAATTGACCAATTAAAATAATAATTCCAATTTTTCTTTTTTAAAGGCAACCCTTCTCTCAAAGCTGGTTCATCTATTTGAATTATTTTTATTCCTGATCTTTCCAAAGATAAAACTTCATCTCTTATTGCCCATGCTATTTGATAAGCAGTTTTAAAAATAGGTTGATCATCTCTTACAAAAGACCATTTTAATATAGTTACTGGACCAGTTAACATCCCTTTTACAAATTTATTTGTTTTAGATTGTGCATAACAAATCCAATTTGTTGTCATATCATCAGTCCGACTAACATCTCCATAAATAATTGGAGGTTTTACACATCTACTACCATAACTTTGTACCCAACCATGTTTAGTTGAAAGTATTCCATTTAACTTATCAGAAAAAAATTCTACCATATCATTTCTTTCAAATTCTCCATGAACTAAAACATCTAAATTAAGATCTTCTTGTTTTTTTATAACATATGAAATAAGTTTTTTAATTTCTTTTTCGTATCTATTTTTAGATAATTCTTTTTTTTTAAATTTATTTCTTAAAGATCTTAACTCTTTTGTTTGGGGAAAAGAACCGATAGTTGTTGTTGGAAATAAAGGAAGATTAAATCTTTTTTGCTGTTTTTTTTGTCGTATGCTAAAGCTACTTTTTCTTTTTATATCTTTTTCTTGAAAATCAGAATATTCATTTTTAACTTTTTTATTATGAATAATATTTGATTGATCTAACTTATCCACTAAATAAGAATTTTTTAATAAAATAGATCTTTCTCCTTTTATGATTTTTTCTAAATCACTTAATTCGTCAATCTTCTGTTTAGCAAATGACATTTTATTTTTAATATCTATATGAATAGATTTTTCTTTATCTAAATCAATTGGAACATGTAATAAAGAACAATTTGGAGAAATCATTAATCTATCCATTCCTATTGAATTTATGACTTTTTTTATATTTCTAATCGAATTAGAATATCTATTTTTCCATATATTTCTTCCATCAACAATACCTAAAGACAGTATAGTTTCTGATTTTTTAATCAAAGATAAAATTTCATCCAGTTGATTAGGATCTTCTATTAAATCTATATGTATTGCATGAATACGATCAATAATATTTTTTAAAATAGATATATTGTCTAATAATCCACCAAAATAAGTAGTTAATAATATTTTTATATCTAAATTAGAAAATACATCATAAATTTTTTCATAAGAATATTTAAAAGATTTTTTTTCAAGATCTGACAAATCCAATGATAATATTGGTTCATCTAATTGAATCCATTTTATTCCTGTTTTTACTAATTTCTTAATAAGATCTATGTAAAAAAATGTTATCTTATCAATTAAATCCATTTTATGAAACGATTCATCTTTTTCTTTTCCTAAATAAAGATAAGTTACAGGACCTATTAAAACTGGTTTAATTTTATCTGATGAATTTAAAATATTATTTAATTCATCTATTTCACTAAAAATTTTATTTGAATTTATAAAAAATTTCTGATCTTTAGTAAATTCAGGAACTATATAATGATAATTGGTATTAAACCACTTAGTCATCTCCATAGCTTTAATATCCCATTCATTATCTTGATATCCTCTAGCCATTGAAAAATATAAATCGATAAAATTATTAAATTTAGGATCTAAATATATTTTAGGAATTACACCCATCAAAAAAGATAAATCTAAAACATGATCATAAAAACTAAAATCATTACATGTAATTAAATCTAAACCGGAATTTATCTGAAAATTCCAATTTTGAAATCTTATTTTTCTACCTATTTCGAATAATTGATTACAATCAATATTATTTGACCAATATAATTCACTAGCTTTTTTTAACTCCCTATTTATTCCTATACGAGGAAATCCCAAATTATGTTTCCACATCATTATTCACCAATTTTTTGATATTTTATTATACGAAGAATTATATAAATATTCTAATATTTCTTTATCTAAAATAGAAAATTTTTTATTCCTCCTTTTCATAACAATCTCAGCAGTTTCACATAATTTTTTAAATAAAATTTTTTTATTAATTTGTATTCCCCCCAAAGAAAAAGAAGGAATGTATCTAGGTGGAAATCCATATCCAAATATGTTTGTTCCAACTCCTATTATAGTAGCAGTATTAAATTGAGTATTAATAGATGATTTAGAATGATCTCCCATTATTATCCCAAAAAATTGTACATTTGTAGATATAAATTTTTCTTCTTTATAATTCCAAACTGTTACTTTGCAATAATCATTTCTTAAATTTGATATATTTGTTCCAGCTCCTAAATTACACCATTCTCCTACAATAGAATCTCCTATAAATCCATCATGAACTTTATTAGAATAAGAAAAAAATATAGAATTTTTTATTTCTCCTCCTATCTTACAAAATGGACT includes the following:
- the rpoN gene encoding RNA polymerase factor sigma-54 — its product is MLKQQLSQKEQHNLSPQQIKLMKLIQLSVIDFEKKVRQELDDNPALESELYSNCLSEKDEKFYENENYIETEDEKNCNLSEDIDDYLNEYKSKENYNAFNKINEKFNNKNIPIIFKHSFQEFLKNQLHTSFFLNKKDLLIADFILGNIDNNGYLRRKIESIERDLFLIFGIKVTKDKIKKLLIKYIQKLEPIGIGARNLQECLLIQLNKKNKNKKIIFAKKIIQNCFELFIKKHYKKIQKKFNINKNLLKEILSQINKLNPKPGLIYSENSTTELDYIIPDFTISILDEKLKLTLNQRNIPELKISSIYLKMFKHYKYVKNDEKTLIFIKKKINSAKWFIDAVKQRENTLMLTMNAIINYQKEYFLTGDQSKIKPMILKNISQKIGLGISTISRVANSKYIDTPYGIFLIKNFFSEKMINKEGKYISSIEIKEFLGELIYNENKEKPFTDEELSGILKKKGYIVARRTIAKYRNQMEIPVARMRKMIK
- the metE gene encoding 5-methyltetrahydropteroyltriglutamate--homocysteine S-methyltransferase; its protein translation is MWKHNLGFPRIGINRELKKASELYWSNNIDCNQLFEIGRKIRFQNWNFQINSGLDLITCNDFSFYDHVLDLSFLMGVIPKIYLDPKFNNFIDLYFSMARGYQDNEWDIKAMEMTKWFNTNYHYIVPEFTKDQKFFINSNKIFSEIDELNNILNSSDKIKPVLIGPVTYLYLGKEKDESFHKMDLIDKITFFYIDLIKKLVKTGIKWIQLDEPILSLDLSDLEKKSFKYSYEKIYDVFSNLDIKILLTTYFGGLLDNISILKNIIDRIHAIHIDLIEDPNQLDEILSLIKKSETILSLGIVDGRNIWKNRYSNSIRNIKKVINSIGMDRLMISPNCSLLHVPIDLDKEKSIHIDIKNKMSFAKQKIDELSDLEKIIKGERSILLKNSYLVDKLDQSNIIHNKKVKNEYSDFQEKDIKRKSSFSIRQKKQQKRFNLPLFPTTTIGSFPQTKELRSLRNKFKKKELSKNRYEKEIKKLISYVIKKQEDLNLDVLVHGEFERNDMVEFFSDKLNGILSTKHGWVQSYGSRCVKPPIIYGDVSRTDDMTTNWICYAQSKTNKFVKGMLTGPVTILKWSFVRDDQPIFKTAYQIAWAIRDEVLSLERSGIKIIQIDEPALREGLPLKKKNWNYYFNWSINAFRIASSGVKDDTQIHTHMCYSEFNDIIEEISELDADVITIENSRSNMDLLKIFSNFSYPNEIGPGVYDIHSPRIPTKEEIFKLIQESSNLLPIRNIWINPDCGLKTRKWKEVFKSIKNMTEAAKLARIKLSD
- a CDS encoding SufE family protein, whose translation is MNLLLKEKEKIIKDEFKSLYNWEDKYQYLISLGEEIEKKSKKFRSNDRLIDGCQSRIWIDAKLEKNRIFFEVDSDAIIPKGMAALMANLYSGVYPNEIIMSDNKIIYDIGLIDFLSPIRANGLILLLEKIKLFANHYNNYLRIEK
- a CDS encoding aldehyde dehydrogenase family protein, with product MFHTINPVDNKIIEKYRFFSKKEIDIKLYKSLKAYIEWKKLSFQERIMYIKKLYTYIRKYSNTLSSLITREMGKPILQSKLEINKSLDLCNYYCNLKEEFLIQNINIFEKKNENKYCFIAFEPIGTILGITPWNYPIWQIIRSSIPNLILGNVVLIKPALNTAGSSIVLEEIFIKSGFPIGIFQILLIKTNDVEYVISNDIVQGISFTGSTLSGKSIGSLSGKYIKKSILELGGNDAFIVLKDVKNIKKIAKIATESRLDNTGQTCISAKRFIIDVSIIDDFIDLVINEMNTFIRGDLYDESTKIGYISRSDLSDKLYKQYKNIICNGGKICLKTIKDGNYFSPSLLRINKKDIMYNQEEIFGPIATIIPFSKEEEISSIVNKTIYGLGASIWTSDINKAKSLSKDIDTGMIFINQIVKSDPRIPFGGIKKSGYGRELSIYSIKEFSNWKTMVIKN